GTCCAACGCCATCAAGTACGGGGCCGGCAAGCCCATCCACGTCCTCGTCGAGCACGGGGACGACCGTGCCCGGCTCCAGGTCCGGGATGAAGGCATTGGCATCCAACCCGAGGCGCTGGGGCGCATCTTCAATCGCTTCGAGCGCGCCGTGTCGGAGAGGCACTACGGAGGGCTCGGCCTGGGCCTGTATGTGACACGGCAGATCATCGATGCGATGGGCGGGACGGTGCGGGCCGAGAGCACGCCGGGCCAGGGAGCCACCTTCACCGTGGATCTGCCACGCCAGCGCGCGTCCAGCTGACCGGCGGCCTCACGAGTCCTCCAGCACGGTCTCCTCGGCGCGGCCTCCCTCCCGCGCGGCGCCCAGGGTCTCGCGCACCCAGCGGGCCAGTTCCGGCGGCCCGGCCTCGGGGCGCGCGCGCCGCGGCGGGGAGAGCATCCGGCGCACTTCCTCGGCGGACCCCGGCCTGTCCTCCGGCCTCCGCGCCAGGCAGGCCCGGAGCACGGGACGGAGCTCCTCGTCCACGTCCTCGAGCGGCCCCACGTCCGCCTCGCGGATGCGCTCCATCGTCTCCAGCGGCGTCTCCCCATCGAAGGGGCGCCGCCCGGTGAGCAGCTCGTGGAGCGTGGTGCCCAGGGAGAAGAGATCGCTCGCGGGGCCCACCGCGCCACCGCGCACCTGCTCGGGGGACATGTACGCGTACGTCCCCTTGCGCACCCCGGAGCGCGTCTGGTCTCGCAGCAGCGTGGCCTTGGCGATGCCGAAGTCCGCCAGCTTCACCTCGCCCAGCCGGGACACCAGCACGTTGGAGGGCGTGACATCCCGGTGCACCAGCCCCAGGGGCCGCCCCGCCTCGTCCTCCAGGCCGTGCACCGCGGCGAGCGCCAGGGCCAGCTCGTCCGCCACGAAGAGGGCCAGCGGCACCCCGGGCGGCCCGCGCGCCAGGAGGCTCGCCAGGTCCGCGCCCTCCACGTAGTCCAGCCGCACGTAGTAGGCGCCGTCCGCGTATCCCAGGTCGTGCACCCCCACGAGGTTGCGGTGGCTCAGCCTCGCGCCCAGCCGGCCCTCCTCGAGGAACATGCGCTCGTAGGTGGGATTGCCCTGGTGCTCGGGGCGGAGCACCTTGAGCACCACGCGCTTCTCGAAACCGCTGGCGCCGAAGGCCAGCGCGAGGAACACCTCGGCCATGCCCCCCGCGCCGAGCCGGCGCACGAGGCGGTAGGGGCCCAGCTGTCGCGGCAACTCCCTCACCCGGCCTAGACTAGCGCAACCCCGTGTCCGAGACCGTCCTCTCCACCCAACAGGATGCCCCCGGGAACACCCCGCCCCGGCGCTGCCAGCTCGTCGTCGTCGACGGGCCCGACACCGGGCGCGCGGTGGCGCTCGGGCAGACGCCGGTGCGGGTGGGCACGCGCGAGGGGTGCGCGCTGCGGCTGAGCGATCCGCGCGTCTCGGGCGAGCACCTGGAGCTCCACGCGGAGGCGGCGGGCTTCGTGGTGAGGGACCTGGGCAGCCGCAACGGCACACTCTACGAGGGCTCGCGGATTGGCGAGGTGCGGGTGCGCGTGGGAGCCACCTTCAAGGTGGGGCGGAGCTTCCTGCGCATCCAGTCCGAGGGGCAGCCGTGGGAGGTGGCCCCGAGCCAGGCCCGGCGCTTCGGAGAGCTGGTGGGCGAGAGCCTCGCCATGCGCGAGCTGTTCGCGGTGCTGGAGCACGTGGCCCCCACGGACACCACGGTGCTCATCCAGGGCGAGACGGGGACGGGCAAGGAGGTGGTGGCGCGCGCCCTCCACGAGGCGAGCGCCCGGCGCAAGGGGCCCTTCGTGGCGGTGGACTGCGGCGCGCTGCCAGAGGGGCTGGTGGAGAGCGAGCTCTTCGGACACGTGCGCGGCGCCTTCACGGGAGCGCTGGCGGCACGCTCGGGTGCCTTCGTGCGGGCCCATGGCGGCACGCTCTTCCTCGACGAGCTGGCGGGCATCCCGCCCTCGGTGCAGGCGCGACTGCTGCGCGTGCTGGAGGAGCGCCGGGTGCGCCCCGTGGGAGGCGACGCCGAGCAGGCGGTGGACGTGCGGGTGGTGGCGGCCTCGCGGGTGGACCTGTCGCTGGCGGTGGCCGAGGGCACGTTCCGCCCGGACCTCTACTACCGGCTGGCGGTGGTGACCCTCCCCCTGCCCCCGCTGCGCCAGCGCCGGGAGGATCTGCCGTTGCTGGTGGCGGACCTGCTGCGCCGCAGGGGCTTGGAGCCGGGTGTCATCCACGGCCCGGGGCTGGAGCTGCTCTCCGGGCATGACTGGCCGGGCAACGTGCGCGAGCTGCGCAACGTGCTGGAGCGGGCGCTGGTGCTCTCTCCCCGGGCGCACGGCTTCGAGGAGCTGCGCCTGTCACTCCAACCGCATGGCACGGGGCCGGAGGTGCCGCTGCGCACGGACCTGCCCTTCGCGGAGGCGAAGCAGGCGGTGCTGGAGGCCTTCGAGCGGCACTATCTGCGGGACGTGCTGGCCCGAGCGGGAGGCAACCTCTCGGAGGCCGCGCGGCAGGCCGGAGTGGATCGCAAGCACCTGCGAACCCTGGCCCGGCGCCACGGTCTCCTACCAGAAGACACCGAGCCGCCTTGACGGGAAGTACCCCCTCCGCGCCGGGCCATCCGCAGTACAGTGCGCGGCGAACGGACAGGAGGGAATCGATGGGCTGCTGCCATTACCACCCGGTGGGCGAAGGCTGTGACGGCGCCTTCACCGTGGACACCTCGCGCATCACCTTCGGCCGCGGCTGCCTGGCCGAGGTGGGTGACCGCGCCCGAGCGCTCGGGATGAAGCGCGTGGCCTTGTTCACGGACGAGCGCATGGCCCGGCTGCCGCACTTCCAGAAGGTGCACCAGTCCTTGAGCGCCGCCGGGCTGGACGTGGTCGTCTATACCCACGTGCACGTCGAGCCCACCGACCAGTCCTTCTTGGAGGCGGCGCGCTTCGCCTCGGAGGCCCGGCCGGATGGCTACATCTCCCTGGGCGGAGGCTCGGTCATCGACACCTGCAAGGCCGCCAACCTCTACGCCACGCATCCGGCGGACTTCCTGGCCT
This is a stretch of genomic DNA from Archangium violaceum. It encodes these proteins:
- a CDS encoding serine/threonine-protein kinase codes for the protein MPRQLGPYRLVRRLGAGGMAEVFLALAFGASGFEKRVVLKVLRPEHQGNPTYERMFLEEGRLGARLSHRNLVGVHDLGYADGAYYVRLDYVEGADLASLLARGPPGVPLALFVADELALALAAVHGLEDEAGRPLGLVHRDVTPSNVLVSRLGEVKLADFGIAKATLLRDQTRSGVRKGTYAYMSPEQVRGGAVGPASDLFSLGTTLHELLTGRRPFDGETPLETMERIREADVGPLEDVDEELRPVLRACLARRPEDRPGSAEEVRRMLSPPRRARPEAGPPELARWVRETLGAAREGGRAEETVLEDS
- a CDS encoding sigma 54-interacting transcriptional regulator, whose translation is MSETVLSTQQDAPGNTPPRRCQLVVVDGPDTGRAVALGQTPVRVGTREGCALRLSDPRVSGEHLELHAEAAGFVVRDLGSRNGTLYEGSRIGEVRVRVGATFKVGRSFLRIQSEGQPWEVAPSQARRFGELVGESLAMRELFAVLEHVAPTDTTVLIQGETGTGKEVVARALHEASARRKGPFVAVDCGALPEGLVESELFGHVRGAFTGALAARSGAFVRAHGGTLFLDELAGIPPSVQARLLRVLEERRVRPVGGDAEQAVDVRVVAASRVDLSLAVAEGTFRPDLYYRLAVVTLPLPPLRQRREDLPLLVADLLRRRGLEPGVIHGPGLELLSGHDWPGNVRELRNVLERALVLSPRAHGFEELRLSLQPHGTGPEVPLRTDLPFAEAKQAVLEAFERHYLRDVLARAGGNLSEAARQAGVDRKHLRTLARRHGLLPEDTEPP